A single region of the Triticum dicoccoides isolate Atlit2015 ecotype Zavitan chromosome 2B, WEW_v2.0, whole genome shotgun sequence genome encodes:
- the LOC119366388 gene encoding uncharacterized protein LOC119366388 — translation MDVHRAEPPHTGAAALDPRRAEAANRHVRALNTQFASWVQSQLQNHPAELWEDGMKDYLSHASEIMESFKDVVNWLRQNKAGTTALSSPSPANEEKTTTPATVNSKFMVQPGSDNGQKSPTTGASSLAFQNSSSPNMFSLPSQKKTAPFGSIFDNKDTPGDSSKSTFQFGGNNGFSTPTNTPGDSSKSTFQFGGNNGFSTPTTPSIFSTPGSSFNMPAPTLFSMNQQPIFTGSGNMKAAEASADADEDAEAEQPSSPSVKKAEEKGIVVVHEAKCKVYVKHDDATKGWKDIGVGQLSIRCKEGAEKASKESTPTVVIRNDVGKILLNAMIYKGIKMSVQKNTVASIFHTSDAQSESDGGNVVARTYLLRLKNEEAATNLSAVIKENAPLD, via the exons ATGGACGTCCACAGGGCAGAGCCTCCCCATACAGGAGCCGCTGCTCTAGACCCCCGACGGGCCGAGGCCGCCAACAGGCACGTGAGGGCGCTGAATACCCAGTTTGCAAG CTGGGTGCAATCGCAGTTGCAAAACCATCCGGCCGAACTTTGGGAGGATGGCATGAAAGATTACTTATCCCATGCTTCTGAAATAATG GAAAGTTTCAAGGATGTTGTCAATTGGCTTAGGCAGAATAAAGCAGGTACGACAGCTCTTTCATCCCCAAGTCCAGCCAATGAGGAGAAGACTACTACGCCGGCAACTGTCAATAGCAAGTTTATGGTACAGCCAGGATCAGATAATGGACAGAAGAGTCCAACTACAGGAGCCAGCTCCCTAGCTTTTCAGAACTCAAGCTCACCGAATATGTTCTCACTCCCTTCTCAGAAGAAAACGGCACCTTTTGGCA GCATATTTGATAACAAGGACACACCTGGCGACAGCAGCAAATCGACTTTCCAGTTTGGTGGAAATAACGGCTTTTCAACACCAACTAACACGCCTGGCGATAGCAGCAAATCGACTTTCCAGTTTGGTGGAAATAACGGCTTTTCAACACCAACTACCCCGTCCATTTTTTCTACCCCTGGTTCCAGTTTTAACATGCCAGCCCCAACACTGTTTTCAATGAACCAGCAACCAATTTTCACTG GATCAGGAAACATGAAAGCTGCTGAAGCTTCAGCTGATGCGGATGAAG ATGCTGAAGCCGAGCAACCAAGCAGCCCTTCTGTAAAGAAAGCAGAAGAGAAAGGAATAGTTGTTGTTCATGAAGCCAAATGCAAGGTGTATGTGAAG CATGATGATGCTACCAAGGGTTGGAAAGACATTGGTGTCGGTCAGCTCTCTATCAGATGTAAAGAGGGTGCAGAGAAAGCTTCGAAAGAGTCCACCCCAACAGttgttatcagaaatgat GTTGGCAAAATTCTTCTGAATGCTATGATCTACAAGGGGATAAAGATGAGTGTTCAAAAGAACACAGTTGCCTCAATATTTCACACTTCA GATGCGCAGTCTGAATCAGATGGTGGCAATGTTGTAGCTCGAACATACTTACTCCGACTGAAAAACGAAGAGGCGGCTACAAACTTGTCAGCGGTGATCAAAGAGAACGCACCGCTGGACTGA